A single region of the Enterococcus mundtii genome encodes:
- a CDS encoding MutS-related protein: MSQTEFIMLLIVGIIGILIVLEINSRKKLRADIRYKWGKLPYQVRFDKEESLKEAWQTEKKFRTWDSEVDDLTWYDLDMFEVFETLNHTYSSVGSEALYQRLRNFDFGQDQRLEKLITFYQENPKLREEIQYQFARIGKKDRNFAKQYLADGKSKRIGHIGLFAFLGMLPLIGLGLFLLGQVIGIYLAIISVLFNTVYYLIKKQTLETELNSMSYLVSTISAAKKIATFATPLQAELQKNVQPLKEIPKFGFSFRVKNGSEAELFFDYLNMMFMLPFISYHFVISRLEKKTEQAIELWQLLGELEVAAAVLNYRTYMPYSCQPVFAEGGIMAEDTYHPLIAEAVVNPIDWQQNTLVTGSNASGKSTYVKSIAINCILAQTIQTALAESFTIQPGHVLTSMAIEDNLFEGDSYFVSEIKSIKRLLQQVETKERCYCFVDEILKGTNTIERIASSAAIVNWLSDYPSLAFVATHDIELTEILKKDCANVHFEEQVTPEKGISFDFKLKQGPAKTRNAIALLDVLKYPTAIVKEAQAEAAYFDQHRQWRVVE; this comes from the coding sequence ATGAGTCAAACAGAATTTATCATGCTCCTGATCGTCGGCATCATTGGAATCTTAATTGTCTTAGAAATCAATTCGCGAAAAAAATTAAGAGCAGATATCCGTTACAAATGGGGGAAGCTTCCATATCAAGTACGATTTGATAAGGAGGAGAGCTTAAAAGAAGCTTGGCAGACAGAAAAAAAGTTTCGCACGTGGGACAGTGAAGTCGATGACTTGACTTGGTATGACCTAGATATGTTTGAAGTATTCGAAACGCTCAATCATACGTATTCAAGTGTGGGTTCAGAAGCGCTTTATCAGCGACTGCGTAATTTTGATTTTGGACAAGATCAGCGTCTAGAAAAGTTGATTACTTTCTATCAAGAAAATCCTAAGTTGAGAGAAGAAATCCAATATCAATTTGCACGAATTGGAAAAAAAGACCGGAATTTTGCCAAACAATACTTAGCAGATGGCAAAAGCAAAAGAATTGGTCATATTGGGCTATTTGCCTTTTTAGGCATGTTACCACTCATTGGTTTAGGCTTGTTTTTACTTGGACAAGTGATCGGCATTTATCTCGCGATCATTAGTGTGTTATTCAATACGGTTTATTACTTGATAAAAAAGCAAACACTCGAAACAGAACTTAATAGTATGAGCTATCTTGTTTCTACGATTTCTGCGGCGAAAAAAATAGCTACGTTTGCCACACCGTTACAAGCAGAGTTACAAAAAAATGTTCAGCCTTTAAAAGAAATCCCTAAGTTCGGTTTTTCATTTCGAGTGAAAAATGGCTCAGAAGCGGAGTTGTTTTTTGACTACTTGAATATGATGTTCATGTTGCCATTTATTTCGTATCATTTTGTCATTAGCCGATTGGAAAAGAAAACGGAACAAGCGATTGAATTATGGCAATTACTCGGAGAGCTAGAAGTAGCTGCGGCAGTATTGAATTATCGCACCTACATGCCCTATTCTTGTCAACCAGTCTTTGCAGAAGGCGGGATTATGGCAGAGGATACGTATCACCCTCTGATTGCAGAGGCAGTCGTCAATCCCATCGATTGGCAACAGAACACATTGGTCACAGGCTCGAATGCTTCAGGAAAATCGACGTACGTCAAAAGTATTGCCATCAACTGTATCTTAGCGCAAACGATCCAAACTGCTTTAGCCGAATCTTTCACGATCCAACCCGGTCATGTCTTGACCTCGATGGCGATCGAAGATAATTTGTTTGAAGGCGATAGTTACTTTGTTTCAGAAATCAAATCGATCAAGCGCTTATTACAGCAAGTGGAAACAAAAGAACGTTGCTATTGCTTTGTCGATGAGATCTTGAAAGGGACAAATACGATTGAACGGATCGCGTCTTCAGCAGCTATCGTGAATTGGTTGAGTGATTACCCTTCTTTAGCCTTTGTCGCAACACATGATATCGAACTGACAGAGATCTTGAAAAAAGATTGTGCCAATGTCCATTTTGAAGAGCAAGTGACGCCTGAGAAGGGGATCAGCTTTGACTTTAAATTAAAACAAGGACCTGCTAAGACAAG
- a CDS encoding ThuA domain-containing protein, with translation MITLLGDFYHPHDPLVNYFQGIAKHFPQELKMTDLTIEQLTKALHEQPDLFLLSKENRLAPKTNDAFWLNETYDQLITKYVAGGGSLIAYHSGLSSYPIHSAFSEMLRGRFLHHPKPTEVTYREPNGKSYKIWDEHYFTEVAIGETEVLMHSFSHYGESIAAWRHLYGKGKVFCMTPAHFSEGLQHEGNQMVLFDGISWCLEST, from the coding sequence ATGATCACGTTGTTAGGCGATTTTTACCATCCGCATGATCCGTTAGTCAACTATTTTCAGGGGATCGCTAAGCACTTCCCACAAGAACTAAAGATGACTGATCTGACGATCGAGCAACTAACCAAAGCATTACATGAGCAACCTGATTTATTCCTCCTTTCAAAGGAAAATCGGTTAGCACCCAAAACAAATGACGCTTTTTGGTTAAATGAAACATACGATCAGTTGATCACCAAGTATGTAGCGGGTGGCGGAAGCCTGATTGCGTATCATTCAGGACTTTCTAGCTACCCGATCCACTCTGCGTTTAGTGAGATGTTGCGGGGGCGCTTCCTTCATCATCCCAAACCTACAGAAGTAACCTATCGAGAACCAAATGGTAAGTCTTATAAAATATGGGACGAACACTATTTCACTGAGGTAGCTATAGGCGAAACGGAAGTTCTGATGCACAGCTTTTCTCACTATGGTGAATCGATTGCTGCTTGGCGACATCTGTATGGTAAAGGTAAAGTTTTTTGTATGACTCCTGCACATTTTTCAGAAGGATTGCAACATGAAGGAAATCAAATGGTACTTTTCGATGGAATTAGTTGGTGTCTAGAATCAACATGA
- the xylB gene encoding xylulokinase, with protein sequence MYVLGLDLGTSALKGLVFDRKGKLVAEAVASYPMSNPQMGYSEQQPADWLKAADQILKELLGKVTDLKDELAGISFSGQMHSLVFLDEADQVVRPAILWNDVRTTPQCQRITEIMGDKLLQHTKNKALEGFTLPKILWVQEHEPASWEKVKHIQLPKDYLRFWLTGSYHMDESDAAGTLLLDQETKQWDEEILEEFGIDPAILPPLVASTDVVGTLKEELKERYGFTKPVKVIAGGADNACGAVGAGILEEGLGLCSIGTSGVFLRYEKNVDRDYQGKLHLFQHASGAAYSMGVTLAAGDSLSWFKQRFAPNRSFSELLSEIGSVDAGSNGLLFTPYIVGERTPYSDSQIRGSFIGIDTQHELKHFTRSVLEGITFSLKDSQAIMEEMTQQKIETIVSVGGGAKNQTWLQMQADIFNRPIVTLTTEQGPGLGAAMLAAVGCDWFTDLNECASVFVSYQSPVQPNPQQVEIYQKVYARYRKVYECTKEICHMYEK encoded by the coding sequence ATGTATGTATTAGGTTTAGATCTAGGAACAAGTGCCTTGAAGGGCCTAGTGTTTGATCGAAAAGGAAAGTTAGTGGCAGAAGCAGTTGCTTCTTACCCTATGAGCAATCCACAGATGGGGTATAGCGAGCAACAACCGGCGGATTGGCTCAAAGCAGCAGATCAAATATTGAAAGAATTATTAGGGAAAGTGACTGATCTTAAAGATGAATTGGCAGGCATCAGTTTTTCTGGACAGATGCACAGCTTAGTTTTTTTGGATGAAGCCGATCAAGTTGTAAGACCAGCTATTTTATGGAATGATGTTCGTACGACACCACAATGTCAACGAATCACTGAAATAATGGGGGATAAGTTGTTACAGCACACGAAAAACAAAGCGTTAGAAGGATTTACACTACCGAAAATCTTATGGGTCCAAGAACACGAACCAGCGAGTTGGGAAAAGGTCAAACACATTCAATTACCGAAAGATTATTTACGATTCTGGTTGACTGGTTCGTATCATATGGACGAGTCAGATGCGGCTGGCACACTACTGCTGGATCAAGAAACGAAGCAGTGGGATGAAGAAATCTTAGAAGAATTTGGGATCGATCCAGCCATCTTACCTCCTTTAGTGGCTTCTACTGACGTGGTGGGGACATTGAAAGAGGAATTAAAAGAAAGATACGGCTTTACCAAGCCAGTCAAAGTGATTGCAGGCGGTGCCGACAATGCCTGTGGCGCTGTTGGCGCTGGTATTTTAGAAGAAGGTCTTGGATTATGTTCCATCGGCACAAGTGGAGTATTCCTTCGTTACGAAAAAAATGTGGATAGAGACTATCAAGGGAAGCTCCATCTCTTCCAACATGCCTCAGGTGCCGCGTATTCCATGGGTGTGACCTTAGCAGCTGGCGACAGCTTGAGTTGGTTCAAACAGCGCTTTGCTCCTAATCGTTCCTTCAGCGAGTTGCTATCAGAAATCGGAAGTGTTGATGCAGGCAGTAATGGCTTATTGTTCACTCCTTATATCGTAGGGGAACGGACGCCTTACAGTGATAGTCAAATCAGAGGAAGCTTTATTGGGATAGATACGCAACACGAATTGAAACATTTTACCCGTAGCGTGCTAGAAGGGATTACCTTCTCTCTAAAGGACTCCCAAGCGATCATGGAAGAGATGACCCAACAAAAAATCGAAACAATCGTATCAGTCGGTGGCGGCGCAAAAAATCAGACGTGGCTCCAAATGCAAGCGGACATTTTCAATCGACCGATCGTTACTTTAACCACCGAACAAGGACCTGGGCTTGGCGCCGCTATGTTAGCAGCAGTAGGCTGTGACTGGTTTACTGATTTGAACGAATGTGCAAGTGTTTTTGTTTCCTACCAATCCCCTGTGCAACCGAACCCGCAACAAGTGGAAATTTACCAAAAGGTGTATGCGCGTTATCGTAAAGTATACGAATGTACAAAGGAAATTTGTCACATGTACGAAAAATAA
- a CDS encoding sugar ABC transporter substrate-binding protein, giving the protein MLKKSFWVISMFVALLLVGTGCSTSDSADADSEKTLYFIPIVDTGAYWNPMKKGAEDAAQELGYTLVTKTSPSAEPSKKEKHIGFIREAVAKNVAGIAIAPIEKKAFVDPIKAAMDKNIPVITFDADLENPEDRTAYVGTDNVSAGKELGLRAAEEMKAKGITGGSIAIVCVDVAQPTMIDREKGLKEGFAEIYGKDAENFKFLATIQDNDQPSESKKQLEGYIAANRDLVTVFSLGSEGPNVGVMSALESQGKAGQVLHYGFDYTDTWLSGVADERITAIVDQDAYQIGYQVIENLVKAIDGETIDATIPIDVNYVLAEELEEYGKEKSKVKTDSVEDSSVESTEETE; this is encoded by the coding sequence ATGTTAAAAAAATCATTTTGGGTCATCAGTATGTTCGTTGCGTTATTATTAGTTGGTACAGGATGTAGTACGAGTGATTCTGCAGATGCAGATAGTGAAAAGACCTTGTATTTCATTCCAATCGTAGACACCGGGGCTTATTGGAACCCCATGAAAAAAGGAGCAGAGGATGCGGCACAAGAATTGGGCTATACATTGGTCACGAAAACATCTCCTTCTGCTGAACCAAGTAAGAAAGAGAAACATATCGGCTTTATCAGAGAAGCAGTTGCCAAAAACGTAGCAGGAATCGCCATTGCACCGATTGAGAAAAAAGCGTTCGTTGATCCAATCAAAGCAGCCATGGATAAAAATATTCCAGTCATCACCTTTGATGCCGATTTAGAAAATCCTGAAGATCGGACAGCTTACGTCGGTACAGACAATGTCTCAGCTGGAAAAGAATTAGGGTTACGTGCGGCTGAAGAAATGAAGGCAAAAGGCATTACCGGTGGTTCGATCGCCATCGTTTGTGTGGACGTCGCACAACCAACTATGATCGATCGTGAAAAAGGACTGAAAGAAGGTTTTGCAGAGATCTATGGAAAAGATGCTGAGAACTTTAAGTTTTTAGCGACGATCCAAGACAATGATCAACCATCAGAATCTAAAAAACAATTAGAAGGCTACATTGCGGCGAATAGAGACTTAGTCACTGTCTTTTCATTAGGTTCAGAAGGGCCGAATGTCGGTGTGATGAGTGCATTAGAATCTCAAGGAAAAGCAGGACAGGTGCTTCATTATGGATTTGATTATACGGACACTTGGTTAAGCGGAGTAGCGGACGAACGAATCACAGCGATCGTTGACCAAGATGCGTACCAAATCGGCTATCAAGTGATCGAGAATTTAGTGAAAGCAATCGACGGTGAAACAATTGACGCAACAATTCCGATCGATGTCAACTATGTGTTAGCTGAAGAGTTAGAAGAGTATGGAAAAGAAAAAAGTAAAGTGAAAACAGACTCAGTAGAAGATTCTTCAGTAGAAAGTACAGAAGAAACAGAATAA
- a CDS encoding ABC transporter permease, translating to MEKRNKLTIKSLFMNYSVYLVLIALVLYFSIANANFLSTFNIENFFQQIPPVGILTVAYAMILICGYVDLSIGYVGMASGMLGLYAANQGMPAPVVVLLALLTGAMLGAVNALLIKKFDLPSFILTLGTSYVIKGMLGFFTDEQFIGSENEWFNRLAKTPIGTDMFKSNALIFLIIIIVFAFIMKNTRLGRYTYVVGSNQEAARLSGIDTDKHIIKMFMIEGMLAAIAGLLIVSNLNGGASKDANGLDLFAMAAAIMGGTSFSGGIGTIGGAVAGILTLQVFKNGLTLMGVNSFLQDTVTGLVIILAIIIDYLKRRASRQS from the coding sequence ATGGAAAAACGAAACAAGTTAACGATCAAGTCACTTTTTATGAACTACTCTGTTTATTTAGTGTTAATTGCTTTAGTCCTATATTTTTCAATTGCAAATGCGAATTTTTTGAGCACATTCAATATTGAAAATTTCTTCCAACAAATTCCACCGGTAGGCATTTTAACTGTTGCTTATGCGATGATTTTGATTTGCGGCTATGTGGATCTATCAATTGGTTATGTCGGAATGGCATCAGGAATGCTCGGTTTATATGCGGCAAATCAAGGAATGCCTGCGCCAGTCGTTGTGCTTCTGGCATTATTGACAGGGGCAATGTTAGGCGCGGTGAACGCTTTGTTGATCAAGAAATTTGATTTGCCTTCGTTTATTTTAACGTTAGGAACAAGTTATGTCATCAAAGGGATGCTCGGTTTTTTCACGGACGAACAATTTATCGGTTCCGAAAACGAGTGGTTCAATCGCTTAGCGAAAACGCCGATTGGTACGGATATGTTCAAAAGCAATGCCTTGATTTTTTTAATTATCATCATTGTATTTGCTTTTATAATGAAAAATACGCGTTTGGGAAGATATACCTATGTGGTAGGGTCAAATCAAGAAGCAGCCAGACTATCCGGTATCGATACGGATAAACATATCATCAAGATGTTTATGATTGAAGGAATGTTAGCAGCCATCGCTGGTTTGTTGATTGTTTCGAATTTAAATGGTGGCGCTTCCAAAGATGCGAATGGCTTAGACTTGTTCGCAATGGCGGCAGCTATCATGGGTGGTACATCATTTAGCGGTGGAATCGGCACGATTGGCGGAGCGGTAGCAGGTATCTTAACCTTACAAGTATTTAAAAATGGCTTGACATTGATGGGGGTAAATTCATTTTTACAAGATACAGTGACCGGTCTAGTCATTATTTTAGCAATCATCATTGATTATTTGAAACGTCGAGCAAGTCGTCAGTCATAA
- a CDS encoding sugar ABC transporter ATP-binding protein: protein MEKERLFSMSNIEKSFGPVHVLKKARLEINKGEIHAFMGENGAGKSTLMNILAGLIDKDEGEIIFEGKEIPKMTPDFAQELGIAFVHQELNLAEDLSVAENIFIGRLPYKNKALGIVDFKKLYEDTQQWLNLVGSAISPTTLVASLSTANKQLVEIARALSLNAKVIIFDEPTTSLSEKDVEVLFIIIRRLKEKGVSSIYISHRMKEIFELGERITIMRDGEYILTDEVKNLSEEAIIARLVGREINDLYPKQPTQLGETYLQVLNLSDSFGRVKNVSFQARRGEVLGFAGLVGSGRTETMRLIFGADRAKSGEIKLANQPVVIKSPVDAIRQGIGLLTEDRKHQGLFLGLSIQDNITITNLGGFVLKHESLNQTAHQFVQDVKIKISDIARPVASLSGGNQQKVVLAKWLNTTNQVYIFDEPTKGIDVGAKSEIYTIINELARQGKTILIVSSEIPELLGICDRIHVFREGEITGEVVVAEYQDRKDEAQELIMTYATLNEH from the coding sequence ATGGAAAAAGAACGTTTATTTTCAATGTCTAATATTGAAAAAAGTTTTGGCCCTGTCCACGTCTTGAAAAAAGCAAGACTTGAGATAAATAAAGGCGAGATCCATGCTTTTATGGGAGAAAACGGAGCCGGTAAGTCTACTTTAATGAACATTCTTGCTGGATTGATCGATAAGGACGAAGGAGAAATCATATTTGAAGGGAAAGAAATCCCTAAAATGACTCCTGACTTCGCACAAGAATTAGGGATTGCCTTTGTTCATCAAGAGTTGAATCTAGCAGAAGATTTGTCTGTGGCAGAAAATATTTTTATTGGTCGTTTGCCCTATAAAAATAAGGCGTTAGGAATTGTTGACTTCAAAAAATTATATGAAGACACGCAACAATGGCTGAATCTAGTAGGATCTGCGATTTCTCCTACTACACTGGTTGCTTCGTTGTCTACTGCCAATAAACAATTAGTTGAAATTGCCAGAGCGCTTAGTTTGAACGCCAAAGTGATCATTTTTGATGAGCCAACGACTTCTTTGTCTGAAAAAGATGTCGAAGTTTTGTTTATTATCATTCGCAGATTGAAGGAAAAAGGTGTATCCAGTATTTACATCTCCCATCGGATGAAAGAGATCTTTGAATTAGGTGAACGAATCACGATCATGCGCGACGGGGAATATATCTTGACCGATGAAGTGAAAAACTTGTCTGAAGAAGCAATCATCGCTCGCTTAGTTGGGCGAGAAATCAACGATCTGTATCCGAAACAACCTACCCAATTAGGAGAAACTTACTTACAAGTTTTGAATCTTTCTGATTCTTTTGGGCGGGTGAAAAATGTTAGCTTCCAGGCAAGACGAGGGGAAGTATTGGGCTTTGCGGGGTTAGTAGGAAGTGGTCGAACCGAAACGATGCGATTGATTTTCGGTGCAGATCGAGCAAAATCTGGTGAAATCAAATTGGCGAACCAGCCGGTAGTGATCAAGTCACCGGTGGATGCGATTCGTCAAGGAATTGGACTACTAACGGAAGACCGTAAACACCAAGGCTTGTTTCTTGGTCTTTCGATCCAAGACAATATCACGATAACGAATCTAGGTGGATTTGTATTAAAACATGAATCACTTAATCAAACGGCTCATCAGTTTGTACAAGACGTGAAGATCAAGATCAGCGATATTGCGCGTCCAGTTGCCAGTCTCTCTGGTGGGAATCAGCAAAAAGTCGTTTTAGCAAAATGGTTGAATACAACAAATCAAGTATATATTTTTGATGAACCGACAAAAGGTATTGATGTGGGGGCAAAATCAGAAATCTATACGATCATCAATGAGTTGGCACGCCAAGGGAAAACGATTTTGATCGTCTCTTCGGAAATCCCTGAATTATTAGGGATCTGCGATCGAATCCATGTTTTTCGGGAAGGTGAGATTACAGGAGAAGTCGTCGTCGCTGAGTATCAGGACAGAAAAGATGAGGCGCAAGAATTGATTATGACCTATGCTACGCTTAATGAGCATTAA
- a CDS encoding glycoside hydrolase family 43 protein → MKIKNPVLTGFHADPSIVRVGETYYIANSTFEWFPGVQIYESQDLMNWRLVARPLASVEMLDMKGNEDSGGIWAPDLSYADGKFWLVYTDVKVVNGAFKDCTNYLTTAEEITGPWSQPIRLNGVGFDASLFHDDDGRKYLVQMEWDHREYHHPFNGIKCTEYSVEEQRLLPETGKIIWKGTDVKLVEGPHLYKLFGYYYLFCAEGGTVYTHQEVVARSKTLEGAFESQAETFLTAYDSPENPLQKCGHGALVDTPEGEWYFAHLTGRPWHHKNESIHDPRGWCTLGRETAIQKVTWSKELWPEIVGGKQGSMEVEAPKGVTPHPYEKLPERTNFEQSELPPQFQTVRVPFTKDIGILKEGKLTLRGAGSLANTHGNSLVARRWQAFEFEAETALSYSPTTFQQMAGLTNYYNSQHWSMIQVTWHEEKGRVIELTENNQGVFKSYLQEQVIPIPEDVTIVYFKTIVRRETYTYAYSFDGKTWIELAIQLDAKVLSDEYVNQTHGGFFTGAFVGMVNIDYSGYDLPAVFDYFDYREKQSE, encoded by the coding sequence ATGAAAATTAAAAATCCAGTATTAACAGGTTTTCATGCTGATCCGTCTATTGTGCGTGTGGGAGAAACATATTACATTGCCAACTCAACGTTTGAATGGTTTCCAGGCGTTCAGATCTATGAGTCGCAGGACTTGATGAATTGGCGTTTAGTGGCACGTCCATTGGCTTCTGTCGAGATGTTGGATATGAAGGGCAATGAAGATTCAGGAGGGATTTGGGCGCCCGATCTCTCTTATGCGGATGGGAAATTTTGGTTAGTTTATACCGATGTCAAAGTGGTCAATGGAGCGTTCAAAGATTGTACAAATTATTTGACTACTGCAGAAGAGATCACTGGTCCATGGAGTCAACCGATCCGGTTGAACGGTGTCGGCTTCGATGCTTCTCTTTTCCATGATGACGATGGCCGCAAATACCTAGTTCAAATGGAATGGGATCATCGCGAATACCATCATCCATTTAACGGGATCAAATGCACCGAATATTCAGTAGAAGAGCAACGTCTACTTCCGGAAACAGGTAAGATCATTTGGAAAGGAACTGACGTGAAATTAGTGGAAGGCCCACATCTGTATAAGTTATTTGGTTATTATTATTTGTTTTGTGCAGAAGGTGGTACCGTCTATACGCACCAAGAAGTGGTGGCACGGTCAAAAACTTTAGAAGGAGCTTTTGAAAGCCAAGCAGAGACCTTTTTAACTGCCTATGATTCTCCAGAAAATCCGTTGCAAAAATGCGGGCATGGTGCATTAGTCGATACACCAGAAGGCGAATGGTATTTTGCCCATTTGACTGGTCGACCGTGGCATCACAAAAATGAATCCATCCATGATCCTCGTGGCTGGTGTACATTAGGCAGAGAAACAGCGATCCAAAAGGTGACATGGTCTAAAGAATTGTGGCCAGAAATCGTTGGTGGAAAGCAAGGGAGCATGGAGGTGGAAGCACCTAAAGGAGTGACACCTCACCCTTATGAAAAACTGCCAGAAAGGACTAACTTCGAACAAAGCGAACTGCCACCACAATTTCAAACAGTACGTGTCCCTTTTACGAAGGACATCGGCATCTTGAAAGAGGGAAAGCTGACATTACGAGGTGCCGGAAGTTTAGCCAATACACATGGAAACTCCCTAGTTGCTAGACGTTGGCAAGCATTTGAGTTTGAAGCGGAAACTGCATTGAGCTATTCGCCAACGACCTTCCAGCAAATGGCAGGGCTGACGAATTATTACAATTCGCAACATTGGTCGATGATCCAAGTTACTTGGCACGAAGAAAAAGGTCGTGTCATTGAACTCACTGAGAATAATCAAGGCGTATTCAAAAGTTATTTGCAGGAACAGGTCATTCCAATTCCAGAGGATGTAACAATTGTTTATTTCAAAACGATCGTCAGAAGAGAAACTTACACATATGCTTATTCGTTTGACGGAAAAACATGGATCGAATTAGCGATCCAGTTAGATGCAAAAGTACTATCCGATGAATATGTCAACCAAACCCATGGTGGATTTTTTACGGGTGCATTTGTGGGAATGGTCAACATCGATTACTCAGGATATGATTTACCAGCTGTTTTTGATTATTTTGATTATCGGGAAAAGCAAAGTGAATAG
- the xylA gene encoding xylose isomerase produces MSYFPQIEKIQYEGTTTTNPFAFRHFNPEEVVAGQTMKEHLRFAVAYWHTMTQDGSDPFGSPVNQRTWLGATEMETAKNRVAAFFEILEKLGVEYFCFHDVDIAPEGDSLEEFYANLDEITDLIKEQMERTGIKLLWNTANMFSHPRYVNGAASTNHADVFAYAAAQVKKGLDISRKLNGQNYVFWGGREGYETLLNTDMAFEQDNIARLFKMAIAYSEKIGHTPQFLIEPKPMEPSKHQYDFDAATALQFIQKYGLQEKFKLNLEANHATLAGHTFEHEIEVARINNALGSLDANQGDVLLGWDTDEFPTNVYDVTLAMYGVLENGGIAPGGINFDSKVRRSSFAMEDLFLAHIAGMDTFARGLKAAAKLKEDCFFDTLKEKRYATFQEGIGESIVNDKEDLESLADYALKLKDIELESSHIEYVKSCLNDYLV; encoded by the coding sequence ATGAGCTATTTTCCACAAATAGAAAAAATCCAATATGAAGGTACAACGACAACCAATCCCTTTGCTTTTCGCCATTTTAATCCAGAAGAGGTAGTTGCCGGTCAAACGATGAAGGAGCATTTACGATTTGCTGTTGCTTACTGGCATACCATGACACAAGATGGCAGTGATCCATTCGGCTCACCAGTCAATCAAAGAACGTGGCTAGGTGCGACTGAAATGGAAACCGCAAAAAATCGAGTAGCGGCCTTTTTTGAGATTTTAGAAAAATTAGGTGTCGAATATTTTTGTTTCCATGATGTCGATATCGCGCCTGAAGGGGATAGTTTAGAAGAATTCTATGCAAACTTAGATGAAATCACCGATTTGATCAAGGAACAGATGGAGCGTACGGGAATCAAACTACTTTGGAATACTGCAAATATGTTCAGCCACCCACGCTACGTGAATGGTGCAGCTTCAACGAATCATGCGGATGTCTTTGCCTATGCTGCTGCTCAAGTCAAAAAAGGCTTAGACATCTCAAGAAAACTCAACGGTCAAAATTATGTATTCTGGGGTGGTCGTGAAGGGTATGAAACGTTGTTGAATACGGATATGGCGTTTGAACAAGATAATATTGCACGTTTGTTCAAAATGGCGATCGCGTATAGTGAAAAAATCGGTCATACGCCACAATTCTTGATTGAACCAAAACCAATGGAACCAAGTAAACATCAATATGATTTTGATGCCGCAACGGCTTTACAATTTATTCAAAAATATGGTTTACAAGAGAAATTCAAACTGAATCTAGAGGCTAATCATGCAACGTTAGCTGGGCATACGTTTGAACATGAGATCGAAGTAGCACGGATCAACAACGCGTTAGGTTCCCTAGATGCGAATCAAGGGGATGTGTTGCTTGGCTGGGATACTGATGAGTTTCCAACGAACGTCTATGATGTCACATTGGCCATGTATGGTGTCTTAGAAAATGGCGGTATCGCACCAGGAGGAATCAATTTTGATTCGAAAGTCCGTCGTTCCAGTTTTGCCATGGAAGATCTATTCTTAGCGCATATCGCAGGGATGGATACCTTTGCTAGAGGGCTGAAGGCAGCTGCGAAATTAAAAGAGGATTGCTTCTTCGATACCTTAAAAGAGAAACGCTATGCTACGTTCCAAGAAGGCATTGGGGAATCCATTGTCAACGACAAGGAAGATTTGGAAAGTTTGGCTGACTATGCATTGAAGTTGAAAGATATCGAGCTGGAATCAAGCCATATCGAATATGTCAAATCTTGTTTGAATGATTATTTAGTTTAA